The following coding sequences lie in one Photobacterium sp. CCB-ST2H9 genomic window:
- the menD gene encoding 2-succinyl-5-enolpyruvyl-6-hydroxy-3-cyclohexene-1-carboxylic-acid synthase, whose amino-acid sequence MVAEVSGDKPIAQAELNRLWSRILLEELTRQGVAHICIAPGSRSTPLTLEADANPKLTLHTHFDERGLGFLALGLAKASGQPVAVVVTSGTAVANLLPAVVEAGLTGEKLVLLTADRPVELVGCGANQAIYQPGLFSSHVTASLELPSPSQNVPLSWLLTSVDALMHRQRCEGGALHLNCPFPEPLYGDARLTEDSAYGRALGDWLTQAAPYVQYDMGKAAPALPPDCSALADGNVVMIAGDLSASDARAVAELAQKLGCPLLCDPQSGISSDWAHYDLWLQHPELAAPLNDCRLILQFGPRLISKRLNQWLAGQVRKGTCDYWYVSPDSNRNNQSHLPQRQMVAEIPDWIRAALAELPADISSQHTNAARNSWSGLTQSAARKIRSLLDEDRTEQPGLTEMALAMDLSQRGQQASLFLGNSLIARLVDMLTVFGGRAVYSNRGASGIDGLVATAAGVQRATGTPLMLMLGDTALLHDLNSLALLSHCTVPVVIVVTNNDGGAIFDLLPVPEDDKQRLYQMPHGYAFGHAARQFGLGYCKAETLAEYQSVVSEHLSSGTGSSGTGALLVEVQTPPGQAAGQLSQLIRRLHAL is encoded by the coding sequence ATGGTGGCAGAAGTTTCAGGCGATAAACCAATCGCGCAGGCTGAGTTGAACCGCCTCTGGTCCAGAATCCTGCTGGAAGAACTGACCCGGCAGGGCGTTGCCCATATTTGTATTGCGCCGGGATCGCGCTCGACGCCGCTGACACTGGAAGCTGATGCGAACCCGAAGCTGACCTTGCATACCCACTTTGATGAACGCGGACTGGGTTTTCTGGCACTTGGTCTGGCGAAGGCCAGCGGTCAGCCCGTGGCGGTGGTGGTCACGTCCGGCACGGCTGTCGCCAATCTGTTACCTGCCGTTGTTGAAGCCGGACTGACCGGGGAAAAACTGGTGCTGCTGACCGCAGACCGCCCGGTTGAACTGGTTGGCTGTGGTGCCAATCAGGCCATTTATCAGCCGGGGCTGTTCTCCAGTCATGTGACGGCCAGCCTGGAACTGCCCAGTCCGTCGCAAAACGTGCCGCTGAGCTGGTTGCTGACTTCAGTGGATGCGCTGATGCATCGACAGCGGTGTGAAGGCGGTGCGCTGCATCTCAACTGTCCTTTCCCGGAACCGCTTTACGGAGATGCCCGGCTGACAGAAGACAGCGCTTATGGGCGTGCACTGGGCGACTGGCTGACACAGGCCGCGCCTTATGTGCAGTATGACATGGGCAAAGCCGCGCCTGCGTTGCCGCCGGATTGCTCTGCACTGGCGGACGGAAATGTGGTGATGATTGCCGGTGATTTGTCCGCCAGTGATGCCCGGGCTGTGGCGGAACTGGCACAAAAACTGGGTTGTCCACTGCTGTGTGATCCGCAATCCGGGATCAGCAGTGACTGGGCTCATTACGATCTCTGGCTGCAGCACCCTGAGCTGGCAGCGCCGCTGAATGATTGCCGGCTGATCCTGCAATTTGGTCCGCGGCTGATTTCCAAGCGTCTGAATCAGTGGCTGGCCGGTCAGGTGAGAAAAGGCACCTGTGATTACTGGTATGTGTCGCCGGATAGCAACAGGAATAATCAGAGTCACCTGCCGCAGCGACAGATGGTTGCGGAGATCCCCGACTGGATCCGCGCAGCTCTGGCGGAATTACCGGCGGATATTTCTTCACAACACACAAATGCCGCCCGAAACAGCTGGAGCGGGCTGACCCAAAGTGCTGCCCGGAAAATCCGCTCGCTGCTGGATGAGGATCGTACAGAACAGCCGGGTCTCACTGAAATGGCACTGGCGATGGATCTGAGTCAGCGCGGGCAGCAGGCCAGTCTGTTTCTCGGCAACAGCCTGATCGCCCGGCTGGTGGACATGCTGACCGTTTTCGGGGGACGCGCGGTTTATTCCAATCGCGGTGCATCAGGGATCGACGGGCTGGTCGCCACAGCGGCTGGTGTGCAGCGGGCCACCGGTACGCCCCTGATGCTGATGCTGGGAGATACCGCGCTGCTGCACGATCTCAACTCACTGGCATTACTGAGCCATTGTACGGTTCCTGTCGTGATTGTGGTTACCAACAATGACGGAGGGGCAATTTTTGATTTGCTGCCGGTACCGGAAGACGATAAGCAGCGGTTATATCAGATGCCCCATGGCTATGCATTTGGGCATGCTGCCCGCCAGTTTGGTTTAGGTTACTGCAAAGCAGAGACGCTGGCGGAGTACCAGTCGGTTGTCAGCGAACACCTCAGTTCGGGGACAGGCAGTTCAGGAACAGGGGCTTTGCTGGTCGAGGTGCAAACGCCGCCGGGACAGGCAGCCGGACAGCTCAGTCAGTTGATCCGAAGGCTGCATGCTCTTTAG
- the menH gene encoding 2-succinyl-6-hydroxy-2,4-cyclohexadiene-1-carboxylate synthase, with the protein MLFSRFHAEGSDPEQPVLVFLHGLLGNGDDWRSCTAYLQTHTCVAVDLPGHGQSHGVWCGSFDEAVLQVRETLLAGNLSGRPVVLVGYSLGGRIAMHGVANGLFAPLDIRGLVVEGGHFGLASAGCRALRWRHDQRWARRFRREPVSTVLKDWYQQPVFASLQATQKQHLVIQRSENRGDSVAHMLLATSLARQDDLLALLKAQPVPVHYLFGAQDRKFTRLARESGLPSTRIPEAGHNVHHEQPQVFARVLRDLIDRRILLPQSEQA; encoded by the coding sequence ATGCTCTTTAGCCGTTTTCATGCTGAAGGCAGTGACCCGGAACAGCCGGTTCTGGTATTTCTGCATGGTCTGCTGGGAAATGGCGATGACTGGCGTTCCTGCACGGCGTATCTGCAGACGCACACGTGTGTGGCGGTGGATTTACCCGGTCATGGTCAGAGCCATGGCGTGTGGTGTGGCTCGTTCGATGAGGCAGTCCTTCAGGTCAGGGAAACGCTGCTTGCGGGCAATTTATCGGGCCGTCCTGTCGTGCTGGTCGGCTATTCACTGGGGGGCCGGATTGCGATGCACGGGGTCGCCAACGGGCTGTTTGCGCCGCTGGATATCCGGGGGCTGGTGGTCGAAGGCGGGCACTTCGGGCTGGCTTCAGCGGGTTGCAGAGCCTTACGCTGGCGGCATGATCAACGCTGGGCACGCCGTTTCAGGCGGGAGCCCGTGAGTACGGTATTAAAGGACTGGTATCAGCAGCCCGTGTTTGCTTCTCTTCAGGCGACACAAAAACAGCATCTGGTGATTCAGCGAAGTGAGAATCGTGGCGACAGCGTTGCGCACATGCTGCTGGCAACCTCTCTGGCCCGGCAGGATGACCTGCTGGCACTGCTGAAAGCACAGCCGGTGCCGGTACATTACCTGTTTGGCGCGCAGGACCGTAAATTTACCCGGCTGGCGCGGGAGAGCGGGTTACCGTCGACCCGGATTCCAGAGGCGGGGCACAATGTCCATCATGAACAGCCGCAGGTGTTTGCCCGGGTGCTCCGGGACCTTATCGACCGGCGGATTCTGCTGCCGCAATCTGAACAGGCATAA
- a CDS encoding metallophosphoesterase: protein MMDESALKQRLKTAYQNFKNRVSVEVHDAVMQKLTDIHMQAQRLVDGQDGKLEGHEFAHVLSLLDLVPEGGHKLPTDKSLFPTRVESDGELLGVGQWELLDPDWAISFEQWLIHIDDKASFQDQPQRIPIPDDIDIAICGDWGTGPWKPDAPSTKVATQIVKCAPQLTIHLGDVYYAGTAQEETDNLVECWPMGSMGGFTLNSNHEMYNGAHSYFEIALQKKFVQQRGCSFFCLENSHWLIVGLDTAYDADTFDFYLKGKVNQTQLTWLAQLPKDKKVIVLSHHEGLAIDGRNHGSCYQPVVDALGRAPTFWFWGHLHNGIVYQSQAGMLGRCVGHGAIPYGNARMLQGNPDIAWYETRNANDPNIPLRVKNGFALVQLQAAQLTESMIDEDGGVPFHQVHA, encoded by the coding sequence ATGATGGACGAATCAGCATTAAAACAGCGCCTGAAAACCGCTTATCAGAACTTTAAAAATAGGGTCTCGGTTGAAGTTCATGATGCAGTCATGCAAAAACTGACCGACATCCACATGCAAGCACAGAGACTGGTTGATGGCCAGGACGGAAAACTTGAGGGGCATGAGTTCGCACATGTCCTGAGTTTACTGGATCTGGTGCCGGAAGGGGGGCACAAGCTGCCAACCGACAAAAGTCTGTTCCCGACACGAGTCGAATCCGATGGTGAACTGCTCGGGGTCGGTCAATGGGAATTACTGGATCCGGACTGGGCTATTTCATTCGAACAATGGCTGATCCACATTGACGACAAAGCCTCATTTCAAGACCAGCCACAACGGATTCCTATTCCCGATGATATTGATATTGCGATTTGCGGCGACTGGGGAACCGGGCCATGGAAACCGGATGCCCCGAGTACAAAAGTTGCCACACAAATCGTGAAATGTGCCCCGCAGCTCACGATCCATCTGGGCGATGTTTATTACGCCGGTACAGCTCAGGAAGAAACGGACAACTTAGTTGAATGCTGGCCCATGGGCAGCATGGGCGGCTTCACGCTCAATTCAAATCACGAAATGTACAATGGTGCGCATTCTTATTTTGAAATCGCTTTGCAGAAGAAATTTGTACAGCAACGCGGCTGCAGCTTTTTCTGTCTGGAGAACAGCCACTGGCTGATTGTTGGTCTGGATACAGCGTATGACGCCGATACCTTTGATTTCTACCTGAAAGGCAAAGTCAACCAAACTCAGCTGACCTGGCTGGCACAGCTGCCCAAAGATAAAAAGGTCATTGTGCTATCGCACCATGAAGGGCTGGCGATCGATGGCCGGAATCACGGCTCCTGTTACCAGCCGGTGGTCGATGCACTGGGACGTGCTCCCACCTTCTGGTTCTGGGGACATCTGCACAACGGGATTGTTTATCAGTCGCAGGCTGGCATGCTGGGTCGTTGTGTCGGCCATGGCGCAATTCCCTACGGTAACGCCAGAATGCTGCAAGGGAATCCGGACATTGCCTGGTACGAAACCCGGAATGCCAACGACCCGAACATCCCGCTGCGCGTGAAAAACGGATTTGCGTTGGTGCAGTTACAGGCCGCACAACTGACTGAATCCATGATTGATGAAGACGGCGGAGTGCCCTTCCATCAGGTCCATGCCTGA